In one Thermaerobacter sp. PB12/4term genomic region, the following are encoded:
- a CDS encoding tripartite tricarboxylate transporter permease — MTSFEWLVRGLDLALEPQTLLWGLVGCLLGTLVGVLPGIGPTSAIAMLLPLTVVLPPGPALVMMAAIYYGAMYGGSTTAIVVNIPGEASSVPTALDGFQLARQGRAGPALGMAALASFVAGTLSLVGLTFFAPALAEVALAFGPPEYFTLTVLAGALVASLSGGHGLKGTAAALLGLLVAMVGLDPVTGAARWTFGWLPLMAGFPFVAVIIGLFAVSEVLLAAEERVTHLYATRLRRLFPTRQDLRAATPAMLRSSAIGFLLGLLPGCSPSVTTFVAYDAERRLSRHPERFGRGAIEGVAAAEAANNATSTGGFVPLFSLGLPSGPVPAVLLGGLMMYGLDPGPGLFQEHPDLVWTIIASMYVGNVILLVLNLPLIGLWVRVARIPFALLGPAILVLSALGAYSLRYSLFDVGVAMVFGLVGYGLRKLDFPIAPLVLANVLEPMLEESFRQSLTMAGGSAAIFVTRPLAATFLVLAAAVLALGILRRPGAPAGRAAEAGQQAAAG, encoded by the coding sequence TTGACATCCTTCGAATGGCTGGTGCGCGGGCTCGATCTGGCCCTGGAACCCCAGACCCTGCTCTGGGGGCTGGTGGGTTGCCTTTTGGGGACCCTGGTAGGGGTGCTGCCGGGGATCGGTCCGACCTCGGCCATCGCCATGTTGCTGCCGCTGACGGTGGTGCTGCCGCCGGGGCCTGCCCTGGTGATGATGGCGGCCATCTACTACGGCGCCATGTACGGCGGGTCGACCACGGCCATCGTGGTCAACATCCCTGGGGAGGCCTCGTCGGTCCCCACGGCCCTGGACGGGTTCCAGCTGGCCCGGCAGGGCCGGGCGGGACCGGCCCTGGGCATGGCGGCCCTGGCGTCCTTCGTCGCCGGGACCCTGAGCCTGGTGGGGCTGACCTTTTTCGCCCCGGCGCTGGCGGAGGTGGCGCTGGCCTTCGGGCCGCCGGAGTACTTCACCCTCACGGTGCTGGCGGGGGCGCTGGTGGCCAGCCTCTCGGGCGGGCACGGGCTGAAGGGCACCGCGGCGGCCCTCCTCGGCCTGCTGGTGGCCATGGTCGGCCTGGACCCGGTGACGGGAGCGGCCCGCTGGACCTTCGGCTGGCTGCCCCTCATGGCAGGCTTCCCCTTCGTGGCGGTGATCATCGGGCTCTTCGCCGTCAGCGAGGTCCTGCTGGCGGCGGAGGAACGGGTGACCCACCTGTACGCGACGCGGCTCCGGCGTCTTTTCCCCACCCGGCAGGACCTCAGGGCGGCGACCCCGGCCATGCTCCGGTCCAGCGCGATCGGTTTCCTGCTCGGGCTGCTGCCGGGATGCAGTCCCTCGGTCACCACCTTCGTGGCCTACGATGCCGAGCGGCGGCTGAGCCGGCACCCCGAGCGGTTCGGGCGGGGTGCCATCGAGGGCGTGGCGGCGGCCGAGGCGGCCAACAACGCGACCTCCACCGGCGGGTTCGTCCCCCTGTTCTCGCTGGGGTTGCCGTCCGGGCCCGTGCCGGCGGTGCTGCTCGGGGGGCTCATGATGTACGGCCTGGACCCCGGGCCGGGGCTCTTTCAGGAGCACCCCGACCTGGTCTGGACCATCATCGCCAGCATGTACGTGGGCAACGTCATCCTGCTGGTGCTGAACCTGCCCCTCATCGGCCTGTGGGTACGGGTGGCCCGGATCCCCTTTGCGCTGCTGGGGCCGGCCATCTTGGTGCTCTCGGCCCTGGGGGCCTACAGCCTGCGGTACTCCCTCTTCGACGTGGGGGTCGCCATGGTCTTCGGCCTGGTGGGTTACGGGCTCCGCAAGCTGGACTTCCCCATCGCGCCCCTGGTGCTGGCCAACGTGCTGGAGCCCATGCTGGAGGAGTCCTTCCGCCAGTCCCTGACCATGGCGGGCGGCTCGGCGGCCATCTTCGTGACCCGGCCGCTGGCGGCGACCTTCCTGGTGCTGGCCGCGGCGGTGCTGGCCCTGGGCATCCTGCGGCGGCCGGGGGCGCCGGCCGGCCGGGCGGCAGAGGCGGGGCAGCAGGCGGCCGCCGGCTAG
- a CDS encoding inositol monophosphatase family protein, which translates to MLDAESLRNAVVDVALRGGEMLRHHFGAARGVRTKTSRYDLVTEADEAIEAELARYIQRQFPGHAVVGEEDISRRVLSGQAGSREGAVAQAAGEREWEWLIDPIDGTTNFIHGLPIVATSVAVMYHNEVLAGAVFNPIQDELYVAVRRHGAALNGRPLRVSAEDALARSLLATGFQYDAVEGKRVNLDLFRAVLAEARNVRAIGSAALSLCYVGAGRLSGFWELRLGPWDLAAGTLVVREAGGRVTRLDGGAFDVWQPSVVATNGRIHDALVTLLKEAGRGL; encoded by the coding sequence ATGCTGGATGCGGAGTCGTTGCGCAACGCGGTGGTCGACGTGGCCCTGCGGGGCGGGGAGATGTTGCGGCACCACTTCGGCGCAGCCCGGGGCGTGCGCACCAAGACCTCCCGGTATGACCTGGTCACCGAGGCCGATGAGGCCATCGAGGCCGAGCTGGCCCGCTACATCCAGCGCCAGTTCCCGGGGCACGCCGTGGTGGGCGAGGAGGACATCTCCCGCCGGGTGCTTTCAGGGCAGGCGGGCTCGCGGGAAGGGGCCGTGGCCCAGGCCGCGGGGGAGCGGGAGTGGGAATGGCTGATCGACCCCATCGACGGGACCACCAACTTCATCCACGGCCTTCCCATCGTGGCCACCTCGGTGGCGGTGATGTACCACAACGAGGTGCTGGCCGGGGCCGTGTTCAACCCCATCCAGGACGAGCTCTACGTGGCCGTGCGCCGGCATGGCGCCGCCCTCAATGGCAGGCCGTTGCGGGTGTCGGCGGAGGACGCGCTGGCCCGAAGCCTCCTGGCCACGGGGTTCCAGTATGACGCCGTGGAGGGCAAGCGGGTGAACCTGGACCTGTTCCGGGCGGTGCTGGCCGAGGCGCGGAACGTGCGAGCCATCGGTTCGGCGGCCCTGTCGCTTTGCTACGTGGGGGCCGGCCGGCTGTCGGGCTTCTGGGAGCTCCGCCTGGGGCCGTGGGACCTGGCGGCGGGGACCCTGGTGGTCCGGGAGGCGGGGGGCCGCGTGACCCGCCTCGACGGCGGTGCCTTCGACGTTTGGCAGCCCTCGGTGGTGGCCACCAACGGGC
- a CDS encoding tripartite tricarboxylate transporter TctB family protein, whose amino-acid sequence MKRDAAAGAGLALLGLVALAGAPSRDPVAGVMGPGVLPSLVALGLVLTGLGLVLAAMVQGRARSGAGGARGPAQAAGVPAAVTGTPAVTSGAAASTSAGAPAEAAAGARADVIAKDPAAGGLEAAGRGSSTVGAGSPAGASPAAAAREGRVRLLVTIGALGAYTVALPVLGFPVASAVLVSGLAWYLGERRPLAALLWGVLLAVALWAGFVRGLGVPLPMGVLDR is encoded by the coding sequence ATGAAGCGGGATGCGGCGGCGGGGGCGGGCCTGGCCCTGCTGGGGCTGGTAGCCCTGGCCGGCGCGCCCTCCCGGGACCCGGTGGCCGGTGTGATGGGGCCCGGCGTGCTGCCGTCGCTGGTGGCCCTGGGGCTGGTCCTCACCGGCCTTGGGCTGGTGCTGGCCGCCATGGTTCAAGGCCGGGCCCGTTCCGGGGCGGGAGGCGCTCGCGGTCCCGCCCAGGCGGCGGGGGTGCCGGCGGCGGTCACCGGTACCCCTGCGGTGACCAGCGGGGCCGCGGCGAGCACCAGCGCCGGGGCGCCGGCGGAGGCGGCCGCCGGGGCTCGGGCGGATGTCATAGCCAAGGATCCGGCGGCGGGCGGCCTGGAAGCGGCGGGCCGGGGTTCGTCCACGGTGGGGGCGGGTTCGCCCGCGGGGGCTTCCCCCGCGGCGGCTGCCCGGGAGGGGAGGGTGCGGCTGCTGGTGACCATCGGGGCCCTCGGCGCTTACACCGTGGCGCTGCCGGTGCTGGGCTTCCCGGTGGCCAGTGCCGTGCTGGTTTCCGGGCTGGCGTGGTATCTGGGCGAGCGGCGGCCGCTGGCGGCCCTCCTCTGGGGTGTGCTGCTGGCCGTGGCCCTGTGGGCCGGGTTCGTCCGGGGGTTGGGGGTGCCTCTGCCCATGGGGGTGCTGGACCGTTGA